The following proteins are co-located in the Siansivirga zeaxanthinifaciens CC-SAMT-1 genome:
- a CDS encoding fasciclin domain-containing protein yields MKTLNFLSKVFLLALAVTFFSCDDNDDDVKQPETIAEIAIATPSLSRLVLALDRAGLVETLNSPGSFTVFAPTDTAFNAFLQANGFNAVTDVPVPVLQQILLNHVVAGKFASTDLSTMYVNSLATYADTDLNLSMFIDTTDGVKINGVSSVVAPNIMATNGIIHVVDAVIGLPTVATFAVADPTLSTLETALTTLTPGTDFAGILSTSNGTDPAPFTVFAPTNAAFAQIATLPGESTLTEILKHHVIAGANVTSGDLTPNGDTTAPSLQGDNLTITLPGTGSNIANLTDGSGNSDLGIIKVDVQAANGVIHVINKVAIPNLP; encoded by the coding sequence ATGAAAACATTAAATTTTTTGAGTAAAGTATTTTTATTAGCCCTAGCGGTAACGTTCTTTTCTTGTGATGACAATGATGATGATGTTAAACAACCAGAAACAATCGCTGAAATTGCCATTGCAACTCCAAGCTTAAGCAGACTTGTATTAGCACTAGACAGAGCTGGTTTAGTTGAAACCTTAAACTCACCAGGTAGTTTTACTGTTTTTGCACCAACAGATACTGCTTTTAATGCCTTTTTACAAGCCAATGGTTTTAATGCTGTAACAGATGTACCAGTACCTGTTTTACAACAAATTTTATTAAACCACGTAGTAGCTGGTAAATTTGCTTCAACAGATTTGTCTACTATGTATGTTAATTCATTAGCAACTTACGCGGACACCGATTTAAATTTAAGTATGTTTATTGACACAACAGATGGTGTAAAAATAAACGGCGTTTCTAGTGTAGTTGCACCAAATATTATGGCTACAAATGGAATTATTCACGTTGTTGATGCTGTAATTGGTTTACCAACTGTGGCTACATTTGCTGTAGCAGATCCAACATTATCAACTTTAGAAACAGCTTTAACAACATTAACACCAGGAACAGATTTCGCTGGCATATTGTCTACATCAAACGGTACAGATCCGGCACCATTTACTGTATTTGCTCCAACGAATGCTGCCTTCGCTCAAATTGCTACTCTACCTGGTGAAAGTACCTTGACAGAAATATTAAAACATCATGTAATAGCTGGAGCAAATGTAACATCTGGAGATTTAACTCCTAATGGAGATACTACAGCACCTAGTTTACAAGGTGATAACTTAACAATAACTTTGCCAGGAACAGGATCTAATATTGCAAACCTAACTGATGGTTCAGGAAACAGTGATCTAGGAATTATAAAAGTAGATGTACAGGCTGCTAACGGCGTTATTCACGTAATTAACAAAGTAGCTATACCAAACCTACCATAA
- the mnmA gene encoding tRNA 2-thiouridine(34) synthase MnmA produces MKRVIIGLSGGVDSSVAAYLLQQQGYEVIGLFMKNWHDDSVTISNECPWLEDSNDAMLVAEKLGIPFQTVDLSEQYKERIVDYMFHEYEKGRTPNPDVLCNREIKFDVFMNIAMELGADYVATGHYCRKGIIEKDGKEIYQLLAGVDDNKDQSYFLCQLSQEQLAKSLFPIGELTKPEVREIATQLDLITAEKKDSQGLCFIGKVKLPDFLQQQLKPKEGVIVEIPNTQAVYQEQAPEYKTEEEKLQYLSRKIAYQINQGKIVGKHQGAHYFTKGQRKGLAVGGTVEPLFVIDTDVEENVIYTGQGKEHPGLLKKALFITNEELHWIREDLAINEDETMKVMARIRYRQPLQKATLHKVSSGMYVEFEDFQSAITEGQFVAWYQNEELIGSGVIS; encoded by the coding sequence ATGAAACGAGTAATAATTGGACTGTCGGGAGGTGTAGATTCTAGTGTTGCAGCTTATTTGTTGCAACAACAGGGGTATGAGGTTATTGGTCTGTTTATGAAAAATTGGCACGACGATTCTGTAACGATATCCAACGAATGTCCTTGGCTAGAAGATAGTAATGATGCTATGCTAGTAGCCGAAAAATTAGGTATTCCTTTTCAAACTGTAGATTTAAGTGAACAATATAAAGAACGTATTGTAGATTATATGTTCCATGAGTATGAAAAGGGCAGAACTCCTAATCCCGATGTGCTTTGTAACCGAGAAATTAAGTTCGATGTTTTTATGAATATCGCTATGGAACTTGGAGCCGATTATGTTGCTACGGGTCATTATTGCCGAAAAGGTATCATCGAGAAAGACGGAAAAGAAATTTATCAATTATTAGCTGGTGTTGATGATAATAAAGATCAATCCTATTTTTTATGTCAATTATCACAAGAACAATTAGCAAAATCCCTTTTTCCGATTGGGGAATTAACAAAGCCTGAAGTAAGAGAAATTGCAACACAATTAGATTTAATTACGGCAGAGAAAAAAGATTCTCAAGGTCTTTGTTTTATTGGTAAAGTGAAGCTGCCAGACTTTCTTCAACAACAATTAAAGCCCAAAGAAGGTGTTATTGTTGAAATACCAAACACGCAAGCTGTTTATCAAGAACAGGCACCCGAGTACAAAACAGAAGAAGAGAAACTTCAGTATTTATCCAGAAAAATAGCCTATCAAATTAACCAAGGTAAAATTGTAGGTAAGCATCAAGGGGCTCATTATTTTACCAAGGGGCAACGAAAAGGTTTGGCCGTGGGAGGTACCGTAGAGCCGTTATTTGTTATTGATACCGATGTTGAAGAAAATGTGATTTATACCGGACAAGGAAAAGAACATCCCGGACTTTTAAAGAAAGCCCTTTTTATTACTAATGAAGAATTGCATTGGATACGTGAAGATTTAGCAATTAATGAAGATGAAACCATGAAGGTTATGGCCAGAATTCGCTACAGACAACCATTACAAAAAGCCACATTGCATAAAGTATCGAGTGGTATGTATGTTGAATTTGAAGATTTTCAATCGGCTATTACCGAAGGACAATTTGTTGCTTGGTATCAAAATGAAGAATTAATTGGTTCTGGGGTGATATCTTAA
- a CDS encoding S8 family serine peptidase, whose translation MKHALTFVLCLLFQIFVFGQEDAWVYFTDKENVAVSIANPASILSQKAINRKNAHGIAIDARDVPVNENYIAQLKLATGITIKAKSKWFNAVHVRGTETNIKNLLTTPPYAGFIDHIDFANKNISTNKSLKQKQPAKLETILTDFNYGTASNQIEMFHGNELHLNNFTGTGITIAVLDAGFPNVNTMSSFERLRNKGLLLDGYDFVNRDNDVYTNTVSNHGTLVLSTMAGYIENQYVGTAPDASYYLFITEDNLDENPVEESYWVEAAERADSLGVDIINTSLGYTTYNNTNYSYTNSDMNGQTAFITKGANIAFEKGLLLVNSAGNDGNKTWQIVGAPADSPNVLSIGAVDASGAYAAFSSKGSTIQPSQKPDVVAQGQGSILITENDVIAAASGTSFSSPILAGGIACLWQALPNKTNLEIMQLVRASASQYTTPDYFLGYGIPNLFEAYSQFLAVSSNTVDNQIKIFPNPVTNKLFISIPEEASLLNVLVSDLLGNQLFSTTISKKNNAIDVSALSQGIYIIIINTPNKTQTLKFIKQ comes from the coding sequence ATGAAGCATGCATTAACCTTTGTTTTATGTTTACTTTTTCAAATTTTTGTTTTTGGACAAGAAGACGCTTGGGTGTATTTTACAGATAAAGAGAATGTTGCTGTTTCCATAGCCAATCCCGCATCGATTTTATCTCAAAAAGCTATTAACAGAAAGAATGCACATGGCATTGCTATTGATGCCAGAGATGTTCCTGTAAACGAGAACTACATCGCACAGTTAAAATTGGCTACAGGAATTACTATTAAGGCAAAATCGAAATGGTTTAATGCAGTCCACGTTAGAGGTACCGAAACAAATATTAAAAATTTACTTACCACACCTCCCTATGCAGGTTTTATAGATCATATCGATTTTGCTAATAAAAACATCAGTACCAATAAAAGCTTAAAACAAAAGCAGCCTGCGAAGCTAGAAACTATTTTAACCGATTTTAATTATGGAACTGCTTCAAATCAGATTGAGATGTTTCATGGTAACGAGTTACATTTAAATAATTTTACAGGAACAGGTATTACCATTGCTGTTTTAGATGCCGGATTTCCTAATGTTAATACCATGTCGTCATTTGAAAGATTGCGAAACAAAGGGCTTTTGCTAGATGGTTACGATTTTGTAAATAGAGATAACGATGTATATACCAATACTGTAAGTAATCACGGAACTTTAGTTTTAAGTACTATGGCTGGATATATTGAAAATCAATATGTAGGCACAGCTCCTGATGCATCTTATTATTTGTTTATAACAGAAGATAATTTAGATGAAAATCCTGTTGAAGAAAGTTATTGGGTTGAAGCAGCAGAGCGTGCCGATAGTTTAGGTGTCGATATTATAAATACATCTCTTGGTTATACAACCTACAACAATACAAATTACAGTTATACTAATAGTGATATGAATGGTCAAACGGCCTTCATAACAAAAGGTGCTAACATTGCTTTTGAAAAGGGTTTGCTTTTGGTTAATTCTGCGGGGAATGATGGTAACAAAACCTGGCAAATTGTAGGTGCACCAGCCGATTCGCCCAATGTATTATCTATTGGTGCTGTAGATGCCTCGGGTGCCTATGCCGCTTTTAGTTCTAAGGGAAGCACCATACAACCATCACAAAAGCCAGATGTTGTTGCCCAAGGGCAGGGAAGTATTTTGATTACAGAAAATGATGTTATTGCTGCAGCCAGTGGCACCTCTTTTAGTTCTCCAATTTTAGCAGGAGGTATTGCATGTTTGTGGCAAGCTTTACCTAATAAAACAAACCTTGAAATTATGCAGTTGGTAAGAGCATCTGCATCTCAATATACTACACCAGATTATTTTTTAGGCTATGGTATTCCTAATTTATTTGAGGCTTACAGTCAGTTTTTAGCTGTTTCAAGTAACACTGTGGATAATCAAATTAAAATATTTCCTAACCCTGTAACCAATAAGCTTTTTATTTCAATTCCAGAGGAAGCATCACTTTTAAATGTTTTAGTTAGTGACCTTTTAGGAAACCAATTGTTTTCAACTACAATTAGTAAAAAAAATAATGCGATAGATGTTTCAGCACTTTCACAAGGAATTTATATCATTATAATTAATACCCCTAATAAAACTCAAACCTTAAAATTTATAAAACAATAA
- a CDS encoding NAD(P)H-dependent flavin oxidoreductase: MSNRITQLFDIKHPVIQAGMVWNSGWRLASAASNSGILGLIGAGSMYPDVLREHIQKCKKATNNSFGVNVPLLYPNIEAIMDIIAEEGVNIVFTSAGNPNTWTSWLKSRGITVVHVVSSLKFALKAQEAGVDAIVAEGFEAGGHNGRDETTTLTLIPMVKERIYIPIIAAGGIATGRAMLATMILGADGVQIGSRFVASEESSAHQAFKNIVVNAGEGETQLTLKELAPVRLIKNKFYHDVQELYKKGASIQDMKDLLGRGRAKLGMFEGDLDEGELEIGQVAGLIHDIKPVSQIVEDLLNEFNTAKASVNLL; the protein is encoded by the coding sequence ATGTCTAACAGAATTACGCAGTTATTTGATATTAAACACCCTGTTATACAAGCCGGTATGGTTTGGAATAGTGGTTGGCGATTGGCTTCTGCTGCTAGTAATTCTGGAATTCTGGGACTTATTGGTGCTGGTTCTATGTATCCAGACGTGTTACGTGAACACATTCAAAAATGTAAAAAAGCCACCAATAATTCTTTTGGTGTTAATGTGCCTTTACTGTATCCTAATATAGAAGCCATTATGGATATTATAGCAGAAGAAGGGGTTAATATTGTATTTACCTCGGCAGGAAACCCTAACACATGGACATCTTGGTTAAAATCTCGAGGCATTACTGTAGTTCATGTGGTAAGTAGTTTAAAATTTGCTTTAAAAGCTCAAGAAGCTGGCGTTGATGCTATCGTAGCCGAAGGCTTTGAAGCCGGAGGGCATAATGGTCGCGATGAAACGACAACGTTAACCCTGATACCTATGGTTAAAGAACGTATTTACATTCCTATAATAGCTGCAGGAGGTATTGCAACGGGTCGTGCGATGTTGGCTACCATGATTTTGGGTGCCGATGGCGTGCAAATAGGAAGTAGGTTTGTTGCCAGTGAAGAAAGTTCGGCGCATCAGGCATTTAAAAATATTGTTGTTAATGCTGGTGAGGGCGAAACACAATTAACTTTAAAAGAATTAGCGCCTGTAAGATTAATAAAAAACAAATTTTACCACGATGTGCAGGAGTTATACAAAAAAGGGGCTTCGATACAAGACATGAAAGATTTATTGGGTAGAGGTAGAGCAAAACTTGGGATGTTTGAGGGCGACTTAGACGAAGGCGAATTAGAAATAGGTCAGGTTGCGGGTTTAATTCACGATATAAAACCAGTTTCGCAAATTGTTGAAGACCTATTAAATGAATTTAATACAGCCAAAGCATCAGTAAACCTGCTATAA